Proteins encoded in a region of the Equus asinus isolate D_3611 breed Donkey chromosome X, EquAss-T2T_v2, whole genome shotgun sequence genome:
- the TSC22D3 gene encoding TSC22 domain family protein 3 isoform X4, with amino-acid sequence MDLVKNHLMYAVREEVEILKEQIRELVEKNSQLERENTLLKTLASPEQLEKFQSRLSPEEPAPETPQAPEAPGGSAV; translated from the exons ATG GATCTGGTGAAGAATCATCTGATGTATGCTGTGAGAGAGGAGGTAGAGATCCTGAAGGAGCAGATCCGAGAGCTGGTGGAGAAGAACTCCCAGCTGGAGCGTGAGAATACCCTCTTGAAGACCCTGGCGAGCCCGGAGCAGCTGGAGAAGTTCCAGTCCCGTCTGAGCCCTGAAGAGCCAGCTCCTGAAACCCCACAAGCGCCTGAGGCCCCCGGTGGTTCTGCGGTGTAA
- the TSC22D3 gene encoding TSC22 domain family protein 3 isoform X3, which produces MNTEMYQTPMEVAVYQLHNFNISFFSSLLGGDVVSVKLDNSASGASVVAIDNKIEQAMDLVKNHLMYAVREEVEILKEQIRELVEKNSQLERENTLLKTLASPEQLEKFQSRLSPEEPAPETPQAPEAPGGSAV; this is translated from the exons ATGAACACCGAAATGTATCAGACCCCCATGGAGGTGGCGGTCTATCAGCTGCACAATTTCAAcatctccttcttctcttccctgctTGGAGGAGATGTGGTTTCCGTTAAGCTGGATAACAG TGCCTCTGGAGCCAGCGTGGTGGCCATAGACAACAAGATCGAGCAGGCCATG GATCTGGTGAAGAATCATCTGATGTATGCTGTGAGAGAGGAGGTAGAGATCCTGAAGGAGCAGATCCGAGAGCTGGTGGAGAAGAACTCCCAGCTGGAGCGTGAGAATACCCTCTTGAAGACCCTGGCGAGCCCGGAGCAGCTGGAGAAGTTCCAGTCCCGTCTGAGCCCTGAAGAGCCAGCTCCTGAAACCCCACAAGCGCCTGAGGCCCCCGGTGGTTCTGCGGTGTAA